Part of the Bacteroidales bacterium genome is shown below.
AGGCGCCATCCGAACGATTTATTGATGATGTGCAGGGAAAATACAATTTCCGATATCATGTCGGAGAACTACAAGGCAAGGCTTGGTAAAGAACCGGGGACACCGAGTTCGTTTCTTGTGGCAGAACAGCCTCTCGAGGGTGAGGGATCTGCTGGAGCTAGGAAATTACACGATACTTTTGTTGCACTTGAATATGAGGTGCCATATAACCAGAGCAGGCTTGACTGTCTGTTATTCAGTAAAGGGAAGAACGATATTTCAAACGTAGTTCTGATTGAGCTGAAACAATGGTCTTCTGTGAAATCATTAACAGAAGAGGCAATTTTGTTGAGACTTACACCGGGGGAAGGAAAGGATTGTCCCCCACCCTTCGCAGCAGGTTAAGGGATACCATTACTATATGCAGGGTTTTGTTGAGGAGTTTGAGAAAGAACCTGCTCTTTCTTTGTTCAGCTGTGCCTATTGCCATAACTATTCAAGAAGCGACGGAAAAGGTCTGCACCATCCTGTTTACAAAGAACTTATTGCTGAATTTCCGCTCTTTACAAAGGAGGATACAAAGCTGCTTGGAATAAAGATCAGGGAACTTCTTGAGCATGGTTCAGGCTTTGAGATCTTCAACCGTTTTATGCAGAGCCGGCTGCACCTCCAAGAAACTGCTCGAAAAATGTACATAAGATCATAAACAACGATGTTGTCTTTTCGCTTCTAAATGAGACAGCTTGTGGCCAGAACCTCATCTGGGCGAGGTACAGGTTAGCGAGAAGAAAAAGGAGAAAGCTGTAATTATTGTGCATGGCGGACCGGGGACAGGCAAATCAGTGATAGCACTGAATGTGCTTGCTGAAGCTGCTTTAAGGAAGAAGAATGTTCTCTATGGCTGCAAATCGAAACCATTTACATCGGGACTACAAAAGCTTGTTGGCAGAGGAGGTGAAGTAATGTTTTCCAATCTTTTCAGGTTTATTCCGAGCCGGACGAAGGAGAATGAGTTTGACATTCTTCTTATTGATGAAGCCCACAGAATAGAAAAAAACAGCAACCACCAGTATACAAAACCCGAAGACAGGACAGATATGCCCCAGATGGAGCAGCTTGTAAGATGCTCAAAAACAACTGTTTTCTTTATCGACGACAGGCAGAATGTGCGCTCCTCAGAGGTAGGAAGCTCGGCACTTATTAAAGAGGCTGCACTGAAGTACGGAGCCGGGATACATGAAGTTACACTCGAAACGCAGTACAGGTGCATGGGTTCGAATGACTACCTGTTATGGCTCGAATCAGTTCTTGGGTATTCAGAAGAAGAGAGGATTTTCAGGAAGGATGGCAGATTTGATTTCAGGATCTTCTCCTCACCTCGGGAGATAATGGAGATCCTGAAAGAAAAGGAGGCTGAGAAGCCCAACTCGGCAAGAATGGTTGCAGGATTCTGCTGGCCATGGAGCAGCAAAACAGATGAAAAAGGTGAGCTTGTTGAAGGATGTGAGGATCGGGGAGTTTGCAATGCCCTGGGAGACACACGATAAGATAACCTCAATACCAAAGGGTTATGTGAGGTGGTATGAATGGGCGTACAGACCGGAGGGAATTAAACAGGTAGGCTGTATCTACACCGCACAGGGATTTGAATTCGATTATATCGGCGTAATTATAGGCAATGATCTTTGTGTAAATAAAAACACCGGAAAGATTAGTGCCGACATCTCAGCCACCAAAGACCCTATGCTTAAAAGAAGTCCCGATAATTTCGAAAAACATGTTAAGAATATCTACCGTACCCTTCTTACCCGCGGTATGAAAGGGTGCTATGTTTACTTTACTGATAAGGAGACGGAAAAGCATTTCAGTGAAAGGATGGAAGGGGGTGTATCTTAATTACAAAGAAAACCCGTCTTCAATAACCTTTTGGTAGATTCTTAATGCGTTTTTTGCCTGTTTTGGGACAGCGTTTTTTTCGATTAATTAAGATTCTACATTATATGCCAGTTTCTGTCAAATGCGGTCAATTTCTGATTTTCTTGCCCATTTTGCTAAAAAAGAAACCATACATCGCTCTTAATTTTCAGAGACTTTCTCAATATTATCTAATTCTTGTTGGGAATATTGCCCCAACAGTTGACCATTATTAAGATCTTCATTTGTCATTAGTTGCTGTTCTATATATGACAAATCAATAGTTTTATCTTTCAAAAAGCCAACATTCCTGTTTTTGTACCAATCAGTAATATTCTCCCCGCTCTTGAAGGTGTTGTAATATGCTGAAAAACTATTAGTATCATAAGCCTAATCAAATTGTTTAACTCATCTGTTACCATTTGATCCATCCATATTTTTTTCAAGATTTAGCTTTTTATTTGTTTTATAAGAAATCCATGCTAAAACATAAGCCGCCACATTAGCTCTATAGCTGCCAAGTTTCATTTCAAAAAAGATTCTATTGA
Proteins encoded:
- a CDS encoding DUF2075 domain-containing protein; amino-acid sequence: MWPEPHLGEVQVSEKKKEKAVIIVHGGPGTGKSVIALNVLAEAALRKKNVLYGCKSKPFTSGLQKLVGRGGEVMFSNLFRFIPSRTKENEFDILLIDEAHRIEKNSNHQYTKPEDRTDMPQMEQLVRCSKTTVFFIDDRQNVRSSEVGSSALIKEAALKYGAGIHEVTLETQYRCMGSNDYLLWLESVLGYSEEERIFRKDGRFDFRIFSSPREIMEILKEKEAEKPNSARMVAGFCWPWSSKTDEKGELVEGCEDRGVCNALGDTR
- a CDS encoding DUF2075 domain-containing protein, whose product is MKKVSLLKDVRIGEFAMPWETHDKITSIPKGYVRWYEWAYRPEGIKQVGCIYTAQGFEFDYIGVIIGNDLCVNKNTGKISADISATKDPMLKRSPDNFEKHVKNIYRTLLTRGMKGCYVYFTDKETEKHFSERMEGGVS